One Methanolobus sp. WCC4 DNA segment encodes these proteins:
- a CDS encoding winged helix-turn-helix domain-containing protein — protein MGSAGIRVVTNGCGCIRRSRTTISVEILKAALEGAKKTHIVYSANLNFDMVNRYLEMLEEKGLIERKGNLYVTTSKGKEFQEIAKELGL, from the coding sequence ATGGGGAGTGCAGGTATAAGGGTTGTGACTAATGGATGTGGTTGTATTAGAAGAAGCAGAACTACCATTAGTGTGGAGATATTAAAAGCTGCATTGGAGGGGGCTAAGAAAACACATATAGTTTACAGTGCAAATTTGAACTTTGACATGGTAAACAGGTATCTTGAGATGTTAGAAGAAAAAGGTTTGATAGAGCGCAAAGGAAACCTGTATGTAACAACTTCAAAAGGGAAGGAGTTCCAGGAGATTGCAAAAGAATTAGGTCTTTGA
- a CDS encoding cohesin domain-containing protein, translated as MTNEKIKGKVASSISLLIFCACFMVGIGFAAAAPSLSINPELTDGLAPTDTFSVTVDVDSDGASLEAMAFKMAYDTSAFSVTSATYDGLMGPEGSDVIVVKDFTDDGEISFSAGDGTPAAQAGSAVTVNFAVKAGASDGMYDLDLKDARLISGGADIPGVVVNDGQAEIGDDVVIPSDDPFVQVIADAGVFSIGDTFQATIVMDSEDSTISAVDLSLIYDSSALSVTGASYSGLMGAEGSDVIVVKDFTDDGMISFAAGDATPTMQAGTLLTIDFMVKAGASDGTYSLDLDDATLVNGGAVIPDVDVIDDSVEISSIPVPEGIDLLPGWNLISIPETLENGNIDYVLQDFNSSVVDSVFYDDASTGMMVVPTDFEPLKAYWVHNNLDETVVINEDYLIPMVPSTPPSLMLYPGWNAIGHTAMVELPAEVALSTIDDCYSKVQGPWVASTNEFAYVGYNGEEGVINGNQIGTDIFDMNMYEGYYVFVDQECLLG; from the coding sequence ATGACAAATGAAAAAATAAAGGGAAAGGTGGCATCATCCATCTCCCTTTTGATATTTTGTGCATGTTTCATGGTGGGTATTGGATTTGCAGCAGCAGCACCATCGTTATCAATTAATCCAGAACTCACTGATGGACTTGCCCCTACTGATACGTTCTCAGTAACAGTAGATGTTGATTCAGATGGAGCATCCCTTGAGGCAATGGCGTTTAAGATGGCATATGATACAAGCGCATTTAGTGTAACAAGTGCTACCTACGATGGGCTTATGGGTCCTGAAGGATCAGATGTGATCGTTGTCAAGGACTTCACAGATGATGGAGAAATATCATTCTCAGCTGGTGATGGAACTCCTGCTGCACAAGCAGGAAGTGCTGTTACAGTAAACTTTGCTGTAAAAGCAGGTGCATCAGATGGAATGTATGATCTTGATCTGAAAGATGCAAGACTGATAAGTGGTGGAGCTGATATACCAGGTGTTGTGGTCAACGATGGACAGGCAGAAATTGGTGATGATGTAGTAATTCCTTCAGATGATCCATTTGTTCAGGTCATAGCTGATGCAGGTGTTTTCTCAATAGGAGATACCTTCCAGGCAACTATAGTAATGGACTCTGAGGACAGCACAATTTCTGCTGTAGACCTTAGCCTCATATATGACTCCAGTGCACTTAGTGTTACAGGAGCCAGCTACAGTGGACTTATGGGAGCTGAAGGATCAGATGTGATCGTTGTCAAAGACTTCACAGATGATGGAATGATCTCATTTGCAGCAGGAGATGCAACACCTACCATGCAGGCTGGTACCCTACTTACCATCGACTTTATGGTCAAGGCAGGTGCATCAGATGGAACATATAGTCTGGATCTTGACGATGCCACACTTGTAAACGGTGGAGCTGTAATTCCAGATGTCGATGTAATTGATGATTCTGTGGAAATAAGCAGTATACCCGTGCCGGAAGGAATAGACCTCCTGCCTGGCTGGAACCTGATATCAATTCCAGAGACACTTGAGAATGGAAACATTGACTACGTGCTTCAGGACTTCAACAGCAGTGTAGTTGACAGTGTGTTCTATGATGACGCATCTACAGGCATGATGGTAGTACCAACCGACTTTGAGCCACTCAAGGCTTACTGGGTACACAACAACCTGGACGAGACAGTGGTCATCAATGAGGACTATCTCATACCAATGGTACCATCCACACCACCATCCCTGATGCTCTATCCTGGATGGAATGCGATTGGCCATACTGCTATGGTAGAACTGCCTGCAGAGGTCGCTCTGTCTACTATTGACGACTGCTACAGTAAGGTTCAGGGACCATGGGTGGCTTCTACAAATGAATTCGCTTATGTGGGCTACAATGGAGAGGAAGGAGTCATCAATGGTAACCAGATAGGTACTGATATCTTTGATATGAATATGTATGAAGGATATTATGTATTCGTGGACCAGGAGTGTCTGCTAGGCTGA
- a CDS encoding dockerin type I domain-containing protein → MKVKFQHELLVVAIALITIFSIAAIASAQDNVSSLRIYGEDGLSAAFPYTDPEAPFDPMNNESPIKDFVTFNPALMEDDIVVNNIDSKQKVFATQWFVPEYVEPTGMVWLDDFRRCFDRTLDDGTVEEASELLTDDELREISLDEFQKPIKKVVWEPDHNEYTWEDVVTEYTYMFVDKHYEPRAATAMSTSGAYWTTFWFPVADNDDAQIGLDGCDIDGDNEDDMIILKKVGDFNYDGYKDIKISSELMAVGVGESVQFLDHIVEVEGVYYDGEGEIDRVAFYVYYNGNKEPEQIGGLHVVNVEQGILSAGRHTVTLDKPQFYEPWYLEVEATSVGSEKILLTVGRQLYERETFFVDGAEYDVARIYGPEYNSVKYITIRNPVPEHADVSLNDLSVVKEMVDNEEYLPLLPPFNKVHTMVDDINIPHTENCCEYTGYIGSILNSDAPDGEWYEDECILDAYDTVEERKIYDVDPLLIYFTDKDIEPRFHTDLLEILDEDPILSKIEGTEAWKWLHIHTMPDFYKTFVYPELPDADDGTGDFLLTSSFRAENSKKCDYFYEYLCDVDNFVWPQRLMFVYDQETGVEDIYVNEIDTETNGLRVYGEDGIGAAFPYTDPEAPFDPLSSEAPQKDFVTLNPAKIKAGIVVDNKDSHEKVFFRQWFVPEYTEPTGMVWLDEVYGTYIDKHNHYVWEDVINEYTYMFIDKHYQPTAGMATSEGNPDSFKDFMDQDAGLWTYFWFPVSDMDDTQIGLDSFDMNYDGEDDMTYLLGATDFNADGRKDVAIGSEIFAVAVGDRIQFLDHIVEIEGIYYDGEGEIDRVAVEVYYNGNVLPEQIGGLHSLNVEQGILSAGRHTVVMDSPDFYDPWAMQVLGTSVDSSKVLMRVGRLLHTSETFFVDGAEYDVAMIYGPEENNVKYITIRNPLPEHADVSLNDLSVVKKAVYDGEIIPVLPPFNGDHIMIDDIDIPHTLSDEAEAMTCYYGQWYDSSETDDLLWYHDMNIDTPYDTIAERMFEVPATEIYFTGKDYEDRFHTNLLEILREGCGIVGTSADTTPVESYETWKWLHIYTMPDFYKEFVYPDVPNAGGDGDYLLTSSFTAPNTVICDNVEIQPVYPRMMFTYDPTDGTGIYMNGGAVPIAPPTSEMKGDSNGDEVVDILDLAAFAQAYDSVEGDSNYNAIFDFNEDGAIDVIDLAQFAGVYEF, encoded by the coding sequence ATGAAAGTGAAGTTCCAGCACGAGCTTTTAGTGGTTGCTATTGCTCTCATTACTATATTTTCAATAGCAGCAATTGCAAGTGCTCAAGATAATGTAAGTTCATTGCGTATCTATGGAGAAGATGGACTCAGTGCGGCATTCCCGTACACTGATCCGGAAGCTCCGTTCGATCCAATGAACAATGAATCGCCAATAAAAGATTTTGTAACGTTCAATCCGGCCTTAATGGAGGATGATATTGTTGTAAATAATATCGACTCCAAGCAGAAGGTCTTTGCAACACAGTGGTTCGTACCTGAGTACGTTGAACCAACCGGTATGGTCTGGCTCGATGATTTCAGACGCTGTTTTGATCGTACACTTGATGACGGAACTGTAGAGGAAGCATCAGAGCTGTTAACCGATGATGAACTGAGGGAAATCTCTCTTGATGAGTTCCAGAAGCCTATTAAAAAGGTTGTATGGGAACCTGATCACAACGAGTACACATGGGAAGATGTGGTCACAGAGTATACCTACATGTTCGTTGACAAGCACTATGAGCCAAGGGCTGCAACAGCAATGAGCACATCAGGTGCTTACTGGACAACATTCTGGTTCCCGGTTGCAGACAATGACGATGCACAGATCGGTCTTGATGGCTGTGATATCGACGGAGATAACGAAGACGACATGATCATACTCAAGAAAGTAGGGGACTTTAATTACGATGGCTACAAGGACATAAAGATAAGTTCCGAACTTATGGCTGTAGGTGTCGGTGAGTCTGTCCAGTTCCTTGATCACATTGTAGAGGTAGAAGGTGTCTACTACGATGGTGAAGGCGAGATCGACAGAGTTGCATTCTATGTATACTACAATGGTAACAAGGAACCTGAGCAGATAGGTGGACTGCACGTAGTCAATGTCGAGCAGGGAATTCTTAGTGCAGGTCGTCATACTGTAACCCTTGATAAGCCACAGTTCTATGAACCATGGTACCTTGAGGTAGAAGCTACCAGTGTAGGTAGTGAGAAGATCCTTCTTACAGTAGGTCGCCAGCTCTACGAAAGAGAGACATTCTTCGTAGATGGTGCAGAATATGACGTTGCAAGGATCTATGGTCCAGAGTATAACAGTGTTAAATACATCACCATAAGAAACCCAGTTCCAGAGCACGCTGATGTTTCACTCAATGACCTCTCAGTTGTCAAGGAAATGGTCGACAACGAGGAGTATCTCCCATTGCTGCCACCATTCAACAAGGTGCACACAATGGTTGATGACATCAACATTCCACACACAGAAAACTGCTGTGAGTACACAGGATATATAGGTTCAATTTTGAACTCTGATGCTCCTGATGGAGAATGGTATGAGGATGAATGTATACTTGATGCATACGATACTGTAGAAGAGCGTAAGATATACGATGTAGATCCATTGCTTATCTACTTCACAGACAAGGACATTGAACCTAGATTCCACACAGACCTTCTCGAGATTCTTGATGAGGATCCGATCCTTAGTAAGATAGAAGGCACTGAAGCATGGAAGTGGCTACACATCCACACAATGCCTGATTTCTACAAGACATTCGTATACCCAGAGCTGCCTGATGCAGATGATGGTACAGGTGACTTCCTGCTCACAAGTTCATTCAGAGCAGAGAACTCAAAGAAGTGTGATTACTTCTATGAATACCTCTGCGACGTTGACAACTTCGTCTGGCCACAGAGACTCATGTTCGTCTATGACCAGGAGACAGGAGTTGAGGATATCTATGTAAATGAGATCGACACCGAAACCAATGGACTCAGAGTCTATGGTGAAGACGGTATTGGTGCCGCATTCCCATACACTGATCCTGAAGCACCATTCGATCCATTGAGCTCTGAAGCTCCACAGAAGGACTTTGTAACACTCAACCCAGCCAAGATCAAGGCAGGAATTGTAGTGGATAACAAGGATTCCCATGAGAAGGTATTCTTCAGACAGTGGTTCGTTCCTGAATACACCGAACCTACCGGTATGGTATGGCTTGATGAGGTATATGGAACATATATTGACAAGCACAACCATTATGTCTGGGAGGATGTGATCAATGAGTACACATACATGTTCATTGACAAGCACTACCAGCCAACCGCAGGTATGGCAACTTCCGAAGGTAACCCTGACAGCTTCAAGGACTTCATGGACCAGGATGCAGGACTCTGGACATACTTCTGGTTCCCGGTATCCGACATGGATGATACTCAGATAGGTCTTGACAGCTTTGACATGAACTACGATGGTGAAGACGACATGACCTACCTGCTTGGAGCAACTGACTTCAATGCTGATGGAAGGAAGGATGTAGCCATTGGTTCTGAAATATTCGCAGTTGCTGTCGGTGATAGGATACAGTTCCTTGATCACATTGTAGAGATCGAAGGTATCTACTATGATGGTGAGGGTGAGATCGACAGAGTTGCAGTCGAAGTATACTACAACGGTAATGTGCTTCCTGAACAGATAGGTGGACTGCACAGCCTTAATGTTGAGCAGGGTATCCTTAGTGCAGGACGTCACACTGTGGTAATGGACTCTCCAGACTTCTATGATCCATGGGCAATGCAGGTCCTTGGTACCAGTGTAGACAGTAGCAAGGTACTGATGCGTGTCGGACGTCTGCTTCACACCAGTGAAACATTCTTTGTAGATGGTGCTGAATACGATGTTGCCATGATCTATGGTCCTGAAGAGAACAATGTCAAGTACATTACTATCAGAAACCCACTGCCAGAACATGCAGATGTTTCACTGAACGACCTTTCTGTTGTCAAGAAGGCTGTATATGACGGTGAGATCATTCCTGTGCTTCCACCATTCAATGGTGACCACATTATGATCGATGACATCGACATTCCACATACTCTATCCGATGAGGCAGAGGCTATGACCTGCTATTACGGACAGTGGTATGATTCAAGTGAAACTGATGACCTGCTCTGGTATCACGACATGAACATCGACACACCATATGACACCATCGCAGAACGCATGTTCGAGGTGCCAGCAACTGAGATCTACTTCACAGGCAAGGACTATGAGGACAGATTCCACACCAACCTGCTTGAGATACTCAGGGAGGGTTGTGGTATAGTTGGTACTTCTGCAGACACTACTCCAGTTGAATCATATGAGACCTGGAAGTGGCTACACATCTACACAATGCCAGACTTCTACAAGGAGTTTGTCTATCCGGATGTACCAAATGCAGGCGGAGACGGTGACTATCTGCTGACAAGTTCATTCACAGCACCAAACACTGTGATATGTGACAATGTCGAGATCCAGCCAGTCTATCCAAGGATGATGTTCACATATGATCCAACAGATGGAACTGGAATCTACATGAACGGCGGAGCTGTACCAATAGCACCACCAACTAGTGAGATGAAGGGTGACAGCAACGGTGATGAGGTTGTCGATATTCTCGACCTGGCTGCATTTGCTCAGGCATATGACAGTGTAGAAGGCGATAGTAACTATAATGCTATCTTCGACTTCAATGAGGATGGAGCTATAGATGTCATCGACCTTGCACAGTTCGCTGGAGTATATGAGTTCTAA
- a CDS encoding cohesin domain-containing protein, with protein MTTGIVSAEAVALISPESQIGLSPDETFFVDIIIDSDGEQLRAAHVQIDYDPGVFEVVGITKGSIFDTDILLEPGSGDDGAGTINYGFAFGSGISILQPMQMSGIEFQVKDTVENGMHSIRFTEVELIDTDLDELSGKATGSIIVIGDVEGAAMTEPDTLDFGKSSESMSSLSSSSLPSEAQFEYSYLFGSIPDDYKVLSRRGQVQNGEDWSQDILVLESRIMNEFEGEYLFWQGKIMSLGTNSAGYLVVVFYEPLMVESSEVENIYEMIDEEAKDAGIENVPVEFGEGTTTAISADLQELLMRVQEMENEGIENLTNDQSSLYDPMVIGTVGDIPDIRTEKECWQWYYQDSYDISLNINDEMDSYLQGGVLLSTGLSPDGYFEININQAADIDREPLMDEIYAIINREASNIGITDVPVVFKLATPDETDSLTSTSEEVVEEMEDAGIQTQEVPGFNSTMFLLSISMVCYMAIRFQKRNS; from the coding sequence ATGACCACTGGAATTGTATCGGCAGAGGCAGTTGCTTTAATATCGCCAGAATCTCAAATTGGCCTGTCTCCTGATGAGACTTTTTTTGTAGATATCATTATTGACTCAGATGGTGAGCAGCTAAGGGCGGCACATGTACAAATTGATTATGATCCCGGTGTCTTTGAAGTAGTTGGAATAACAAAAGGAAGCATTTTTGATACAGATATACTTTTGGAACCCGGGAGTGGTGATGATGGTGCCGGTACCATTAACTATGGTTTTGCATTTGGAAGTGGTATCTCTATATTACAACCCATGCAAATGTCAGGTATTGAGTTCCAGGTGAAAGACACTGTAGAAAATGGTATGCACAGTATACGTTTCACAGAGGTCGAACTTATAGATACGGACCTTGATGAACTCAGTGGTAAGGCGACAGGTAGTATTATAGTAATCGGGGATGTGGAAGGTGCTGCTATGACAGAACCCGATACTCTCGATTTTGGTAAGTCTTCAGAGAGTATGTCAAGTTTGAGTTCATCGTCTTTGCCCTCAGAAGCACAGTTTGAGTATTCGTACCTTTTTGGTTCTATTCCTGATGATTACAAAGTATTGAGCAGGCGTGGGCAGGTACAGAATGGAGAGGACTGGTCTCAGGATATTCTTGTATTGGAAAGCAGGATCATGAATGAGTTTGAAGGGGAATACCTTTTCTGGCAGGGCAAGATCATGTCCCTTGGCACAAATTCTGCAGGATACCTGGTGGTCGTATTCTATGAACCTCTCATGGTTGAAAGTTCAGAGGTGGAGAATATCTATGAAATGATCGATGAAGAAGCAAAGGATGCGGGTATAGAGAACGTACCTGTGGAATTTGGTGAAGGTACGACCACTGCAATAAGTGCTGATCTTCAGGAATTACTGATGAGGGTGCAGGAAATGGAGAATGAGGGTATTGAGAATCTCACGAATGATCAGAGTTCCCTGTACGATCCGATGGTTATAGGTACAGTCGGTGATATCCCTGATATCAGGACTGAAAAAGAATGCTGGCAATGGTATTACCAGGATTCATATGATATCTCACTTAACATCAATGATGAGATGGACAGTTATTTGCAGGGTGGCGTGCTTCTGAGTACAGGATTGTCTCCTGATGGATACTTTGAGATAAACATCAACCAGGCTGCAGATATCGACAGAGAACCATTGATGGATGAGATATATGCAATAATTAACAGGGAGGCTTCAAATATCGGAATAACCGATGTTCCGGTAGTTTTCAAATTGGCCACTCCTGATGAAACCGATTCGTTGACATCAACTTCAGAAGAAGTGGTGGAAGAAATGGAGGATGCTGGAATCCAGACACAGGAAGTACCAGGTTTCAATTCTACTATGTTCCTCCTGTCCATATCAATGGTATGTTACATGGCAATAAGGTTTCAGAAACGTAATTCATGA
- a CDS encoding L-threonylcarbamoyladenylate synthase encodes MNMKKDTRVFYVDDKAREERIKEASRILKEGGLVAFPTETVYGLGADALNERAVMQIFEAKGRPADNPLIVHVHSKESCLKLVKSVSEKASVLMDSFWPGPLTLVMERKDIVPDVTTGGLDTVAIRMPENRIALELIEYSGVPVAAPSANLSGRPSPTTADHVLHDLSGRIDAIVDGGEVDIGLESTVVDVTSNIPVILRPGKVSKEDLEACIGEVKVGYDDKTHPESETVRSPGMKYTHYSPDSTVILVEGEHGNVLSRMKEILADLKQRGAKAGMLLTEESIPAFPSVISHSLGRKDMPEQAARNLFFGLRRLDEEGMDIIIVDGSFRQDGIGMAVFNRVRKAADMIIKV; translated from the coding sequence ATGAACATGAAAAAGGACACCAGAGTATTTTATGTAGATGACAAAGCTCGTGAAGAGCGCATAAAGGAAGCATCCAGGATCCTGAAAGAAGGCGGTCTTGTTGCCTTTCCAACTGAAACTGTATATGGCCTTGGAGCTGATGCTCTTAACGAAAGGGCAGTCATGCAGATATTCGAGGCAAAGGGAAGGCCAGCTGATAATCCTCTGATAGTCCATGTACATTCAAAGGAAAGCTGCCTGAAGCTTGTAAAAAGCGTATCTGAAAAAGCATCTGTTCTCATGGATAGTTTCTGGCCAGGTCCATTGACACTGGTAATGGAAAGGAAGGATATAGTTCCTGATGTGACTACAGGTGGACTTGACACGGTAGCCATAAGGATGCCTGAGAACAGGATCGCTCTGGAACTAATCGAATACTCGGGGGTTCCGGTAGCAGCACCAAGTGCCAATCTGTCAGGAAGACCAAGTCCTACCACTGCAGACCATGTGCTGCATGATCTTTCCGGAAGGATAGATGCTATCGTTGATGGTGGGGAAGTTGATATAGGACTTGAATCCACTGTGGTTGATGTTACTTCGAACATCCCTGTCATATTAAGACCCGGAAAGGTCAGCAAAGAGGACCTTGAAGCATGTATCGGGGAAGTGAAGGTTGGATATGATGATAAAACCCATCCCGAAAGTGAGACCGTCCGTTCTCCCGGCATGAAATATACTCATTATTCTCCTGATTCAACTGTCATCCTTGTGGAAGGTGAACATGGAAATGTCCTTTCCCGGATGAAGGAGATACTTGCAGATCTTAAGCAGAGGGGTGCAAAGGCAGGTATGTTACTCACAGAAGAGAGTATTCCAGCTTTTCCATCGGTCATTTCACATTCGCTTGGTCGCAAGGATATGCCTGAACAGGCAGCAAGGAATCTTTTCTTCGGACTCAGGCGTCTTGATGAGGAAGGTATGGATATAATAATAGTGGATGGTTCCTTCAGGCAGGATGGAATAGGGATGGCGGTCTTTAACAGGGTTCGTAAAGCAGCTGATATGATTATCAAGGTATAG